CATCGATGATGTCAGACATTTTTTGAGCTAAAATGGTATTTGAAGCGATCTTGACAACTGGTGCAATTGGATTACCTGTAGGTGTTCCAAGTCCCGTTGTAAAAACTGCAATATTACAACCACTACCTATCATTGCAGTGGTAGATTCTACATCGTTACCCGGCGTGCAAAGCAGGTTTAAACCTTTCTTTGTTACTTTTTCGGGATAGTCTAGCACATCAGTTACCGGAGAAGTACCACCTTTTTTCGCTGCACCTGCAGACTTAATCGCGTCAGTGATAAGTCCATCTTTGATATTTCCTGGCGATGGATTCATATCGAAACCACTTCCAGCTTCTACTGCTCGTTTGCTGTAGACCGTCATCAATTCATTGAATCGAGTCGCAATCTCTGCTGTTTCACAACGATCGCTCAATTCTTGCTCTACACCACACAACTCCGGGAACTCAGATAATACAACAGAAGCTCCAAGTGAAACCAATAGATCCGAGGTATACCCAACTGTAGGATTTGCCGAAATACCGGAGAAACCGTCAGAGCCACCGCACTCTAAACCAAGATTGAGATGGGTAAGCGATGCTGGCTTTCGTGTAATCTTATTTGCTTCTATTAGACTTGTAAATGTAAGCTTGATGGCCTTACTTACCAATGCCTCTTCAGTTCCTTCTTTTTGTTGTTCCAAAAAATGAACTGGCTTGCTATCATTGAAATTCCTCTTTGCTAATTCTTCTTGCAAAAGGCTTATCTGAGCATTTTGACAGCCCAAGCTAAGTACTGTTGCACCAGCAACATTGGGGTTCGTGATGTATCCAGCAAGCAAGCCACATAAAGCTTGTGCATCTTGCCTAGTACCTCCACAGCCCATTTCGTGCGATAAGAATTTAATGCCATCTATATTTTCAAAAACTCGCTTTTGACCAGTTTCAGAATCATTTGCTTTCAATTCAGTTGCCAACAACTCTTCACTACTTTTACCTGATGCTAAACCCGCTAAAAGCGATTTAGTTAAGCTTTGATATTTCTCAACTTTACCATAACCAAGATCTTCAATCAAGGCTTTTTTCATTACTTCAAGGTTTCTATTTTCGCAAAAAACCAAAGGAATGACAATCCAATAATTGGCCGTTCCCACACTCCCATCTTTTCGATGAAAACCATTGAAAGTCCTGTTTTCGAAATTTGAAATGGATGGCTTTTCCCAGTCTAGCTTTCGATCGCCTAAAGAAAAACCCTGAGAAGCATGTTTTAAGTTAAAAACATTGATCCACCCACCTTTTAAAATGGGCTGAGAAACTTTTCCAACCAGAACACCGTACATAAAAACTTCATCGCCCATGGCAAAGTCTTGCCCAGCGATT
This portion of the Spirosomataceae bacterium TFI 002 genome encodes:
- a CDS encoding altronate hydrolase; the encoded protein is MQQQSVLKVQASDNVLVALTDLSKGTKITYQGQEIVLTEDISAKHKIAGQDFAMGDEVFMYGVLVGKVSQPILKGGWINVFNLKHASQGFSLGDRKLDWEKPSISNFENRTFNGFHRKDGSVGTANYWIVIPLVFCENRNLEVMKKALIEDLGYGKVEKYQSLTKSLLAGLASGKSSEELLATELKANDSETGQKRVFENIDGIKFLSHEMGCGGTRQDAQALCGLLAGYITNPNVAGATVLSLGCQNAQISLLQEELAKRNFNDSKPVHFLEQQKEGTEEALVSKAIKLTFTSLIEANKITRKPASLTHLNLGLECGGSDGFSGISANPTVGYTSDLLVSLGASVVLSEFPELCGVEQELSDRCETAEIATRFNELMTVYSKRAVEAGSGFDMNPSPGNIKDGLITDAIKSAGAAKKGGTSPVTDVLDYPEKVTKKGLNLLCTPGNDVESTTAMIGSGCNIAVFTTGLGTPTGNPIAPVVKIASNTILAQKMSDIIDVDTGSIIRGEESIEQAGERLLEFIISVASGDTIAKAVLNDQDDFIPWKRGVSL